Part of the Leptolyngbya sp. BL0902 genome, AATTTGACCGCCTTGGCCATATCGCCCGCGACATGGGCTTTTCCCACGTTCGTTCTGGCCCGCTGGTTCGCAGTTCCTACCACGCGGGAGAATCCCCCTGAACCGGGAGGCGAGTACCATGTCCCAACCCTGGCGACTGATTCCGCCCATGGTGGCCCCCGGTGCCCTACACATGGCTATTGATGGGTGGTTGCTGGATCAGCACCTCCACCACGGCCACCCCCCCACCCTGCGGTTTTATACCTGGGATCCTCCCGCCATTTCCCTGGGGTTCAGCCAGCGGCGCAATTTGCCCGATCATTGGTCTACGCTCACCTGGCAGGGACAGCCCATTGACCTAGTGCAGCGACCCACCGGGGGGCGAGGTGTGCTGCACCAGGGCGACCTCACCTATGCGCTGATCACCTCCGGGTGGGATGGAACACGGGAGCAGGTGTATCGCCATCTGTGCCAGTTTTTGATCCAGGGCTGGGGCCAGTTGGGGCTCCCCCTGGAGCTTGGATCAGCCACCCGGCCCGACCTCTCCTCTGCAAACTGTTTTGGGCTATCCACCGCCGCCGACCTAGTGACGCCGACC contains:
- a CDS encoding lipoate--protein ligase family protein; its protein translation is MSQPWRLIPPMVAPGALHMAIDGWLLDQHLHHGHPPTLRFYTWDPPAISLGFSQRRNLPDHWSTLTWQGQPIDLVQRPTGGRGVLHQGDLTYALITSGWDGTREQVYRHLCQFLIQGWGQLGLPLELGSATRPDLSSANCFGLSTAADLVTPTGLKWIGSAQLRRGQAILQHGSMRLNPDPDLYEQVFQTPAPRVDAGIVLPPQSSIIDALVQAATRSFGCTFVTQPLSAKELVSIQSRSHDHPTKAKIGEQNWR